One genomic window of Methyloceanibacter sp. wino2 includes the following:
- a CDS encoding cyclopropane-fatty-acyl-phospholipid synthase family protein: MATAPRLGPGARQHSRRGPAIAALQPHQTLRRNVAHHYDIDGSLYDLFLDPDRQYSCAYFEEDGQSLEDAQEAKKRHIAAKLNLSDGMRVLDIGAGWGGLALYLAKTAHVDVTGITLSEEQLKVARDRAAAEGLSKAVRFELCDFRNLEGQFDRIVSVGMFEHVGTAHYRQFFRQLDRLLTDQGVALVHSIGQFDAPTATNPFIAKYIFPGGYIPALSEVMPAIEREGLLTTDVEILRLHYATTLRHWRQRFRSAWHTAAEKFGERFCRMWEMYLACSETGFRYQKLMVFQIQLAKSVDALPLTRDYMTDRERDLRARADQTRAARS, encoded by the coding sequence GTGGCAACGGCGCCCCGGCTGGGTCCAGGCGCTCGACAGCATTCGCGGCGCGGCCCTGCGATTGCAGCACTACAACCTCACCAAACGCTCCGGCGGAACGTCGCGCACCACTACGATATCGACGGCTCGCTCTACGACCTGTTCCTCGACCCGGACCGTCAGTACTCCTGCGCCTATTTCGAGGAGGACGGCCAGTCGCTCGAGGATGCGCAGGAAGCCAAGAAGCGCCACATCGCCGCCAAGCTCAATCTGTCGGATGGAATGCGAGTCCTTGATATCGGTGCGGGCTGGGGTGGACTGGCGCTGTATCTCGCCAAGACCGCCCATGTGGACGTGACCGGAATCACGCTGAGCGAGGAGCAACTAAAAGTCGCCCGCGACCGCGCGGCCGCCGAGGGACTTTCGAAGGCTGTCCGCTTCGAGCTATGCGATTTTCGCAATCTCGAGGGCCAGTTCGACCGCATCGTATCGGTGGGCATGTTCGAGCATGTCGGGACCGCTCACTACCGGCAGTTCTTCCGGCAATTGGATCGGTTACTGACCGACCAAGGCGTCGCTCTCGTGCATTCGATCGGTCAATTCGATGCTCCTACCGCAACAAATCCGTTCATTGCGAAGTACATCTTCCCGGGCGGCTACATCCCGGCCTTGAGCGAGGTTATGCCTGCGATCGAGCGCGAAGGCCTGCTCACCACGGATGTGGAGATCCTGCGGCTGCACTACGCGACGACGCTGCGCCACTGGCGGCAGCGCTTCCGTAGCGCCTGGCATACGGCGGCGGAGAAATTCGGCGAGCGATTCTGCCGGATGTGGGAGATGTATCTGGCGTGTTCGGAAACGGGCTTCCGCTACCAGAAGCTCATGGTCTTTCAGATCCAGCTGGCCAAGTCAGTGGACGCTCTGCCCCTGACTCGCGACTACATGACGGACCGCGAGCGGGACCTGCGGGCCCGAGCGGACCAGACGCGCGCCGCGCGCTCGTAA
- the rplI gene encoding 50S ribosomal protein L9, with amino-acid sequence MEIILLERIGRLGQIGDVVNVKDGYARNFLLPQGKALRATEANRAHFENERAQLEARDLERKTEAEAVSGKLAGERFVVIRQAGDTGQLYGSVSTRDIATAVTEGGFSIERRQVLLDKPIKTLGLHEVRVALHGEVVPTVIVNVARTEDEAERQARGEDVTQELTDEEEEAAEALAAGEALFEEGVEPEEADEAAEEASEEETKEDGAESA; translated from the coding sequence ATGGAAATCATCCTGCTGGAGCGCATTGGCCGCCTCGGACAGATCGGCGATGTGGTCAACGTAAAGGACGGCTACGCCCGCAACTTTCTTCTGCCGCAAGGCAAAGCTCTCCGCGCAACCGAAGCCAATCGCGCTCATTTCGAAAACGAGCGCGCGCAGCTCGAAGCGCGTGACCTGGAGCGCAAGACCGAAGCCGAAGCCGTGTCCGGGAAACTGGCCGGCGAGCGCTTCGTGGTCATCCGCCAGGCCGGCGACACCGGGCAGCTCTACGGCTCCGTGTCGACCCGCGACATCGCCACGGCCGTCACCGAAGGCGGCTTCTCGATCGAGCGCCGCCAAGTGCTGCTCGACAAGCCCATCAAGACCCTTGGTCTTCACGAAGTCCGCGTCGCCCTGCATGGCGAGGTCGTTCCGACCGTGATCGTCAACGTCGCCCGCACCGAGGACGAGGCCGAGCGCCAGGCACGCGGTGAAGATGTGACCCAGGAGCTGACCGACGAGGAAGAAGAGGCAGCCGAAGCGCTTGCCGCCGGCGAGGCGCTCTTCGAAGAAGGCGTGGAGCCCGAGGAAGCCGACGAGGCCGCCGAAGAAGCCTCCGAGGAGGAGACGAAAGAGGACGGCGCAGAGTCCGCATAG
- a CDS encoding DUF2232 domain-containing protein — MPAHLLIGAGAGLVSAALFASAVVSAALAGLILYLCPLPLCLAGLAWGRQSVTLAGFVGAILTLLVLGASPGIVYAVTVAIPATILVQLSLQHRTVPDPAGNAKQIVAWYPAGRIVAAAAIMAGVIASLMVLLLGPDMTRYQAAIDQMIPVIHETLGADNEVWTPEATENLRTLLTRALPAVMAIVWITIALFNMWLGGAIAKGSGHALRPWPNFHALELPNAMVIAFAVALALSFVPGILGLIGTGFAGAFLIAYLLQGLAVIHFYTLGMPFRTVLLVVLYLAVLLLGWVAILVAILGLGEPVFGLRGRASAAPTKTDDDNTHD; from the coding sequence ATGCCGGCACATCTTCTCATAGGCGCAGGCGCAGGCCTGGTTTCAGCGGCACTGTTTGCGTCCGCCGTCGTCTCGGCGGCGCTGGCCGGCCTCATTCTCTATCTTTGTCCGTTGCCGCTGTGCCTCGCGGGTCTCGCCTGGGGCAGGCAGTCCGTCACGCTCGCCGGATTCGTGGGAGCGATCCTCACCCTACTCGTACTCGGCGCTTCGCCAGGCATCGTCTACGCGGTCACCGTGGCAATCCCGGCCACGATCCTGGTCCAGCTCAGCCTGCAGCATCGGACCGTTCCCGACCCCGCCGGCAACGCCAAGCAGATCGTCGCCTGGTACCCAGCCGGCCGCATCGTCGCCGCCGCCGCTATCATGGCCGGCGTGATCGCCTCGTTGATGGTCCTGCTTCTCGGCCCCGACATGACCCGTTACCAGGCGGCCATCGATCAAATGATTCCGGTGATCCACGAAACGCTGGGCGCGGACAACGAAGTCTGGACGCCCGAGGCCACCGAGAATTTGCGGACTCTCCTGACGCGCGCCCTTCCCGCGGTCATGGCGATCGTCTGGATCACCATCGCGCTGTTCAACATGTGGCTGGGCGGTGCGATCGCAAAAGGCTCGGGCCACGCTTTGCGCCCGTGGCCGAACTTTCACGCCCTCGAACTTCCCAATGCGATGGTCATTGCCTTCGCCGTGGCCCTGGCCCTGTCCTTCGTTCCCGGAATCCTCGGCTTGATCGGCACCGGGTTCGCAGGTGCGTTCTTGATTGCCTACCTGCTTCAGGGCCTCGCGGTCATTCACTTCTACACGCTCGGCATGCCGTTCCGCACGGTCCTGCTGGTGGTCCTCTATCTCGCCGTTTTGCTTCTCGGCTGGGTGGCGATCCTCGTCGCCATTCTCGGACTTGGCGAACCGGTGTTCGGCCTACGGGGACGCGCTTCGGCCGCCCCGACCAAAACTGACGACGACAATACCCACGACTAA
- the rpsR gene encoding 30S ribosomal protein S18, producing the protein MSTTTIQARRPFYRRRKTCPFSGDKAPKIDYKDVKLLQRYVSERGKMVPSRITAVSAKKQRELARAIKRARFLGLLPYLIQ; encoded by the coding sequence ATGAGCACGACCACGATCCAAGCGCGCCGCCCGTTCTATCGTCGGCGCAAGACCTGCCCCTTCTCCGGCGACAAGGCCCCGAAGATTGACTACAAGGACGTGAAGCTGCTGCAGCGTTACGTCTCCGAGCGCGGCAAGATGGTGCCGAGCCGGATCACGGCCGTGTCCGCCAAGAAGCAGCGCGAACTCGCGCGCGCGATCAAGCGAGCGCGCTTCCTCGGCCTGCTGCCTTATCTGATCCAGTAA
- the rpsF gene encoding 30S ribosomal protein S6: MPLYEHVFLARQDVSTQQVEGLQETFRSLIEENGGKIAKTEYWGLKSLAYRVKKNRKAHYTLMNIDAPHEAVAEMERQMGLSTDVIRFLTVRVDEHEDGPSAMMRRSDRDERDSRRGPRRDRDHDRGDRPSRDSHSDRSASSRDDNEDNS; this comes from the coding sequence ATGCCTCTCTATGAACACGTGTTCCTGGCGCGCCAGGACGTTTCGACACAGCAGGTCGAAGGCCTGCAGGAGACCTTCCGCTCTCTGATCGAGGAGAATGGCGGAAAGATCGCCAAGACCGAGTATTGGGGTCTCAAGTCCCTCGCCTACCGTGTGAAGAAGAACCGGAAGGCGCACTACACGCTGATGAACATCGACGCCCCCCACGAGGCCGTGGCCGAGATGGAACGCCAGATGGGTCTGTCCACGGACGTTATCCGCTTCCTGACCGTTCGTGTGGACGAGCACGAGGACGGTCCCTCCGCGATGATGCGCCGTTCCGACCGTGATGAACGCGACAGCCGTCGTGGCCCGCGCCGCGATCGCGATCACGACCGTGGCGATCGTCCCTCGCGCGACTCCCACTCCGATCGGAGCGCCTCCAGCAGAGACGATAACGAGGACAATTCCTAA
- the fabD gene encoding ACP S-malonyltransferase: MSIAFVFPGQGSQAVGMGAGLAQAFPAAKAVFDEVDEALDQKLSTLMWEGPEGDLTLTENAQPALMAVSLAAMRALESTGFSLPDKVAYVAGHSLGEYSALAASGALSLADTARLLKIRGKAMQEAVPVGEGAMAALLGADLPQAQELAEAASEGECCQAANDNAPGQVVISGKKTAIERAVALAPKFGARRAVLLPVSAPFHCALMQPAAEAMAAALADVTISEPCVPVVANVLAEPVTDPEAIRTRLVEQVTGMVRWRETMQFLAENGVDKMYEVGAGRVLTGMARRLDGVDASSVGTPEELESAAAALNG, translated from the coding sequence ATGAGTATTGCCTTCGTTTTTCCCGGCCAGGGGAGCCAAGCTGTCGGCATGGGCGCTGGATTGGCCCAGGCTTTTCCGGCGGCCAAGGCTGTTTTCGACGAGGTAGACGAGGCCCTGGACCAGAAGCTCTCCACGCTGATGTGGGAAGGGCCGGAAGGCGATCTGACCCTCACGGAAAACGCCCAGCCGGCGCTGATGGCGGTCTCGCTCGCGGCGATGCGGGCTCTGGAATCGACGGGATTCTCGTTGCCGGACAAGGTCGCCTATGTAGCGGGACACTCTTTGGGAGAGTATTCGGCGCTGGCCGCGTCCGGTGCGCTGAGCCTTGCCGACACGGCGCGGCTGCTGAAGATCCGCGGCAAGGCGATGCAGGAAGCGGTTCCGGTGGGCGAGGGCGCCATGGCTGCGCTGCTCGGGGCCGATTTGCCGCAGGCGCAAGAGCTGGCGGAAGCGGCGAGCGAGGGCGAGTGCTGCCAGGCCGCTAACGACAATGCGCCGGGCCAGGTCGTGATTTCGGGCAAGAAGACGGCCATCGAACGAGCAGTTGCGCTCGCACCCAAATTCGGCGCGCGCCGCGCGGTCCTGCTGCCCGTGAGTGCACCGTTCCATTGCGCGCTGATGCAACCCGCCGCCGAGGCCATGGCCGCGGCGCTGGCGGATGTGACTATTTCGGAGCCGTGCGTGCCGGTTGTCGCGAACGTGCTTGCCGAGCCCGTTACCGATCCGGAAGCCATTCGGACCCGTCTCGTCGAGCAGGTGACCGGCATGGTGCGCTGGCGGGAGACAATGCAGTTCCTTGCAGAGAACGGCGTCGACAAGATGTACGAGGTCGGCGCGGGCCGTGTGCTGACGGGAATGGCGCGGCGCCTCGACGGTGTCGACGCGAGCAGCGTCGGCACGCCGGAAGAATTGGAGAGCGCCGCCGCCGCATTGAACGGCTAG
- the fabG gene encoding 3-oxoacyl-[acyl-carrier-protein] reductase, producing MFDLKGKGALVTGATGGIGGAIAKALHDQGATVAISGTNAAKLEKLAGELGDRVFVLPCDLRDRTAVAALADDAEKALGQVDILVNNAGITKDNLFMRMKDEEWDDVLSVNLTSVFTLTRGVLRGMMRRRGGRIVNIASISGVLGNPGQGNYAASKAGLVGMTKSLAREVAARGITANCIAPGFISTPMTDALTEKQTEAIAAAIPAQVFGQPEDVAAAVVFFSSDEASYVTGETMHVNGGMIMV from the coding sequence ATGTTCGACCTCAAAGGGAAGGGTGCTCTGGTGACGGGCGCGACGGGCGGCATTGGCGGCGCGATCGCCAAGGCTCTGCACGACCAGGGCGCGACCGTGGCGATTTCGGGCACCAACGCTGCGAAGCTGGAGAAGCTCGCCGGCGAACTCGGTGACCGGGTCTTTGTGCTTCCTTGCGATCTGCGTGATCGCACGGCCGTTGCCGCGCTCGCGGACGATGCGGAGAAGGCCCTCGGTCAAGTCGATATCCTCGTGAACAACGCGGGCATCACCAAGGACAATCTCTTCATGCGGATGAAGGACGAGGAGTGGGACGACGTGTTGTCGGTCAACCTCACCTCCGTCTTCACGCTCACGCGCGGTGTGCTGCGCGGCATGATGCGCCGCCGTGGCGGACGTATCGTCAATATCGCGTCGATCTCGGGCGTGCTCGGCAATCCGGGGCAGGGCAACTATGCCGCCTCCAAGGCCGGTCTGGTGGGTATGACCAAGTCGCTGGCCCGCGAAGTCGCGGCACGGGGCATCACCGCCAACTGCATCGCGCCGGGCTTCATCTCCACGCCCATGACGGACGCCTTGACCGAGAAGCAAACCGAGGCTATTGCCGCCGCCATTCCGGCGCAGGTGTTCGGCCAGCCGGAGGACGTTGCGGCCGCAGTCGTGTTTTTCTCAAGCGACGAAGCATCTTACGTCACTGGCGAAACGATGCATGTGAACGGCGGGATGATCATGGTCTGA
- a CDS encoding acyl carrier protein — MSDISERVKKIVVEHLGVEADKVTDNASFIDDLGADSLDTVELVMAFEEEFGCEIPDDAAETILTVGDAIKFLEKNSA; from the coding sequence ATGAGCGATATCTCTGAGCGCGTAAAAAAGATTGTTGTCGAGCATCTCGGTGTTGAAGCCGACAAGGTGACTGACAATGCAAGCTTCATCGATGATCTCGGGGCGGACAGCCTCGACACGGTCGAACTGGTGATGGCTTTCGAGGAAGAGTTCGGCTGTGAGATTCCGGACGATGCCGCTGAGACGATCTTGACGGTCGGCGACGCCATCAAGTTCCTCGAGAAGAACTCGGCCTAG
- the fabF gene encoding beta-ketoacyl-ACP synthase II, protein MRRVVITGLGLVSPLGSGYESAWKRLTAGENAAKHIEEFDVSDLSCQVACQVPRGDGSDGSFNPNDWMEPKEQRKVDDFIIYAMGAATQALQDAGWKPTSYEDQTRTGVLIGSGIGGLQGIEKTSLLFNEKGPRRVSPFFIPGRLINLASGYVSIEHGLKGPNHSVVTACSTGAHAIGDASRLVAFGDADVMVAGGSESPVCRLSLAGFAACRALSTNFNDAPQKASRPYDRDRDGFVMGEGSGVVVIEELEHAKARGAKIYAEIIGYGLSGDAFHITAPAEDGDGAYRCMTAAVKRAGIDVADIDYINAHGTSTPMGDEIELGAVERMFGNAAGKVSMSSTKSATGHLLGAAGAVEAIFSVLAIRDNLAPPTLNLDNPSVSTAIDLVPHKARQRTIDTVLSNSFGFGGTNASLVMRRYAA, encoded by the coding sequence ATGCGACGTGTCGTCATTACAGGTCTCGGTCTCGTTTCACCCCTCGGCTCCGGCTATGAGTCTGCGTGGAAGCGTCTGACGGCGGGTGAAAATGCCGCCAAACACATCGAAGAATTCGACGTGTCCGATCTGTCGTGCCAGGTTGCCTGTCAGGTGCCCAGGGGCGACGGCAGCGACGGCTCGTTCAATCCGAACGATTGGATGGAGCCGAAGGAACAGCGCAAGGTCGATGATTTTATCATCTACGCGATGGGTGCTGCGACACAGGCTCTTCAAGATGCCGGTTGGAAGCCCACCTCCTACGAAGATCAGACCCGCACCGGCGTTCTGATCGGGTCGGGCATCGGCGGTCTACAAGGCATCGAGAAGACCTCGCTCCTGTTCAACGAAAAAGGGCCGCGCCGGGTCAGCCCGTTCTTCATTCCCGGACGCCTGATCAATCTGGCTTCGGGTTATGTCTCCATCGAACACGGACTGAAAGGTCCCAATCATTCGGTGGTGACGGCCTGCTCCACCGGTGCGCACGCGATCGGCGATGCCTCCCGGCTGGTCGCCTTCGGCGACGCGGATGTCATGGTCGCCGGCGGATCGGAATCGCCGGTGTGCCGCCTGTCGCTCGCCGGGTTTGCCGCTTGCCGCGCCCTGTCCACGAATTTCAACGACGCGCCCCAGAAGGCATCCCGTCCCTATGACCGCGACCGCGACGGTTTCGTCATGGGTGAGGGATCCGGTGTGGTCGTGATCGAGGAACTCGAGCACGCCAAGGCGCGCGGCGCGAAGATCTACGCCGAGATCATCGGCTACGGTCTGTCGGGCGATGCCTTCCACATCACGGCTCCGGCCGAGGATGGCGACGGCGCCTATCGCTGCATGACCGCTGCGGTGAAACGGGCGGGCATCGACGTGGCCGATATCGACTATATCAACGCCCACGGCACCTCGACGCCCATGGGCGACGAGATCGAGCTTGGCGCCGTAGAGCGCATGTTCGGAAATGCGGCCGGCAAGGTATCCATGTCGTCGACGAAGTCGGCCACCGGCCATTTGCTCGGGGCTGCGGGTGCCGTCGAGGCGATCTTCTCGGTCCTGGCGATCCGGGACAACCTCGCGCCGCCGACGCTCAATCTCGACAACCCGTCGGTCTCGACGGCAATCGACCTGGTGCCGCACAAGGCGCGGCAGCGCACGATCGATACCGTCCTGTCAAATTCGTTTGGCTTTGGCGGCACCAACGCCTCGTTGGTGATGCGCCGCTACGCCGCCTAG
- the mltG gene encoding endolytic transglycosylase MltG, with the protein MAATSPAEALVPQRPPELPPQDDEDDNSHPVMRLFDGLLNFVLIVAVLVASFFYFLRVEFDRPGPLQVSTIFAVPKGASTTSIANRLTEEGVITDRRIFMAAIFYFMRLKGEGTLKAGEYQFDKQATMREVLNTLVDGKSVQYRITFPEGWTSQQIVERISANEELDGGVSAIPPEGSLLPDTYSFGTKDSKEDILQRMQAAQSKFLAQVWEERDPDIMVKTPEEAVILASIVEKETGIAEERPRIAAVFNNRLRKGMRLQSDPTIIYGIFGGSGNRDHPITKDELKQENPYNTYQIDGLPPTPIGNPGRAAIEAVLKPAKTDEVYFVADGTGGHIFSTTLAEHNRNVVKWRKIEREIRARQKAEEEAAKLAAERGMLLPEGEDGLTPPGGPVGWPYRNPIR; encoded by the coding sequence GTGGCGGCGACCAGCCCTGCCGAGGCACTGGTGCCGCAGCGGCCGCCGGAACTGCCGCCTCAGGACGACGAAGACGACAACTCGCATCCGGTCATGCGGTTGTTCGACGGGCTTCTCAATTTCGTTCTGATCGTGGCTGTCTTGGTGGCGTCTTTCTTCTACTTCCTGCGTGTCGAATTCGACCGCCCCGGCCCTCTCCAAGTCTCGACGATCTTCGCGGTGCCGAAGGGGGCCAGCACTACGTCCATTGCGAACCGGCTCACCGAGGAAGGGGTCATCACGGATCGCCGCATCTTCATGGCGGCCATCTTCTATTTCATGCGGCTCAAGGGCGAGGGCACGCTGAAGGCCGGCGAGTACCAGTTCGATAAGCAGGCGACCATGCGCGAGGTGCTCAACACGCTGGTCGACGGAAAATCCGTTCAGTACAGAATCACGTTTCCGGAAGGCTGGACCAGTCAGCAGATCGTCGAGCGGATTTCCGCGAACGAAGAGCTCGACGGCGGCGTGAGCGCCATCCCGCCTGAGGGGTCCTTGCTGCCCGACACCTATAGCTTCGGGACGAAGGACTCGAAGGAGGATATCCTCCAGCGCATGCAAGCCGCGCAGAGCAAGTTTCTGGCCCAGGTTTGGGAAGAGCGCGATCCGGACATCATGGTCAAGACGCCCGAAGAGGCCGTGATCCTGGCCTCCATCGTGGAGAAGGAGACGGGCATCGCCGAGGAGCGTCCGCGCATCGCGGCCGTGTTTAACAATAGGCTGCGCAAGGGTATGCGTCTGCAGTCCGATCCCACCATCATTTACGGCATTTTCGGCGGCTCGGGGAACCGCGATCATCCTATAACCAAGGATGAGCTGAAGCAGGAAAATCCCTACAATACCTATCAAATCGATGGCCTGCCGCCGACGCCGATCGGCAATCCCGGCCGGGCCGCGATCGAGGCGGTTCTGAAACCCGCGAAGACCGATGAGGTCTACTTCGTGGCCGACGGCACCGGCGGCCATATCTTCTCCACGACGCTCGCCGAGCATAATCGGAACGTCGTGAAGTGGCGGAAGATCGAGCGCGAGATCCGCGCGCGGCAAAAGGCCGAGGAGGAGGCCGCCAAATTGGCGGCCGAACGTGGGATGCTCCTGCCGGAAGGCGAAGACGGCCTGACGCCGCCCGGTGGACCTGTCGGGTGGCCGTATCGCAACCCGATCCGATAG